The DNA window CCAATCCTGAGTTCGTGATGGCTCGTTCCGTTGTTTGCACCATGTCGGCCTTGCTCTGCTTGATCTCCCTGATTACCCTCCCAATTGCCTATGACGTCGTGTGGAGAAGGAACGAAGGCCCGTCTGTGTATAGAGGCTCCGTTGAGTGGATTCTCTATACACAAACTGTGGGGGTTGTGGTCTCCACCATAGCCCCCCTATCAAGATGGCTCGTTGTTGTCAGCTTTAAGCGTGAAACGACGAGCCTGGGCAGGCTGAGAGACGAGATGAAGGTCGAGAGGTATTGGTTTCAAACCCTGGATGATGTGAGAGGGAGATTCTCAGGTTTGAAGATCTTAGGGCAAGGCAAGTTCTTGCATGATGTGAAATGGCAAGGTGTAACTTTCTTCATCGGGGTTCAGAAATCGATCATACTCCTAAGCAAATTGTTCGTGTTCATCTCTTCATTTCTCATGACTCCGCTCTTCTACTGCTGGGAGTGGTTCTTCTCAAACGAATCGGGAAGCGACAAAGGGCTGAATCTCAATCTCAGTAGTTATGCAGTTCTGCTCCCAGGCGAAGCAGAGCTGCCGGCCAATGTAGTGAGGAATATTTGTAAGGAAGCGGAAAACATGATTCAGAATGGTAGAACAAAGCAACCAAAAAGGTGTACAAGTTTCATATCCAAATCTATCTGCTTCAAAGGATTAGGATTATTCGACAACACCCAGATTCCACCCCTACATTCTCAAGAACCCCCGAATTGTTGGTCGTTGCCAGTGGTCACACTAGCAAGCATTGCTCTCGCCATCCCTCACACCccagagaagaagagagatgaCCTTTTACACAGTGTGAAGGAAGGCCTCGATCTAACTAAGCTAGTCGAGAAAACCCTGTTGAAAAACGACAGAGATCTCAACAACATCAAAGAAGCTGCGGACATGTGTTGGGTGGGAGTCCTTCTTTACAAGAAATGGTTCGATGTGGACATCAAGAAAATGTCACTCGAGTGCAAGAACTCGAGTGAGATGCTGCTAGAGCTCTCAGGCAAGGCAAAGACAATGGTGGTCGAGTTTTTAACTAGTTCTTCTGCAAAAGATCCTCTAGACTGGCCGGCTAGGGTTGTTGCTGCGAACTCAATGTACAGAATCAGTCAAAGTGTAATGTTGTTTGCTGGGGAGGACGACGAAGGGGTGTTTGAGAGAGTGTGCGTGATGATGGCGGATGTTATGGCGGCGTGTTTTACTAATTTAGGTAATGTGATGAACGTGATGTGTCGAGGTAGCGAGatagagaagagagagaagagcGTTGGGAAAGCGTTTAAGCTTCTGGGGAAGACGGAGGAGATCGTTGAAGCAGTGCAGCGGCTCGAATGGCCGGCAATGGATCACGAGAGAGCGGTGAAGATCGAAGAATGGCAGGCTTGGTTTCGACAGACCGGAAAGGTTGCTGTCGGGATTGATGAAGCCTTAGCTATACAAGTAGATATCTGATCACTTTGAACCCCACTTTCTCTCTTCAGCTTCCTTAgcttatgcaataaacctactACGGAGTACTCTCTTCATCCCAGATAAttgagtcatattttttttttggttaatagtttgaatcattttcttttttagtaaaaactTTATCCTCTcgtttactttattctccactAATCCACTTTAACATTTAAcacattaatttattaaatctgTGCCATGCCCAACAACTTGAGGCGCGggaggagtaatattttttattattataaatatgaacaaaaatttaaaagtatgcGCAATAATCCCTTGAACcatcacaaaatataaactgaAGTGTAAAAAGGttagatgatcaaaataaataattgtgcGGGCTTAACCCATCACTATTGTTGTAGGCCCGTTTTGTGGATTTAGCCCAATTGTAAATGTTTTTGAGGTGCAAAATATTGAGAATATTTATTTTGGAGGAATGCTTTTGAGAAACCTTATGGAGCTAGTCTTGAATCTTGATTTAATGTCTCATAAAATACAACAATAAAAAAACACTCTTACTTTTCAGCAAAAACTATTATATTCgtttttttttataacaaaACTGAGGACTTTCTGAATAGAGTTAATATTGATTACTCATTTATGACGAGATCATTCGAACTCCTATTTATTAGATAGATGAtatagataaatattttatcaaataaattgcgttttaaaaaaaattctcactCATTTTGTCAACCAAACTACTTTTTGAAATTAACTCccactcatttttattcatttctaaataaaaaagataGTTAATATAACAATACTGAATATTTCACtaaatataggagtattatttctAAAATCTCTAATTTTTAAGGAACATACTAATAGAAGTCAAATATTGAAATATTTCGggattaagaaaataataagtAATGACAAATGAGATTATAGAGAGAGTCGTGAAAAACTAGATTTGGAGCCTTTGAAAAAAAACTGATGAATCAAACCAAGTTTAAGATCTGAagcaccctctctctctctctcaatctccCCGTCCGCAATCCGCAGTGGTAGTATATCTTCAGTTCACTGATAATTCTCTATTGTTTTCGCTTTACAGTAGCTGAATTTCTGGATGTATTAATTGTACATATGCAATCAATCCCGACGCCTCTTCAGTTGTGCGGATAAATGAGATGATAGCCGGCGATGGGATTGAGGGGAAACAATCCCTCGCGATCTCCACTGAGGTCGATCGCGAATCGGACGGCGGAGATGACTTGTCTCAGTACTCATCTTGCGGCGGCGAATCGGAGTTCGAGAGGTACTGCAGCGCCAGCTCAGCAATGGGGACCCCTAGCTTCCGAGGTAGCTCGTTCTACGATTCTGATTTCGGCTCCTTGAAAAGCTTCAAACTTGGCGGTGAGATTTCTGAATTTAATAAGATTCGCGAATTGGAGTCGCGTCGAGGTGTAATTGATAACGGCGCGTTGAGTTTGAATGAGAGAATTGAGGGTTTTGTGAGTGGTGGTGTTGATTTGGGGGGGAATTTCGATGCGGATGGTGATTGGGGGAATGGGGCGTTGGCTGAGAGTGGGATGAAAGGGATTAGGGATAGAAATGTGCGAATTGGGGGTGAGTTTGATGAGACCGGAAAAGAGAGAAAGTTTAGTGATGGTGAAGAAGGGCTGAGAGTTGATGGAGGGGAGAATAGGAACTTATTGGATGAAAGTGAAGCTTCATCGAGGTGTGAGCATTCGGAGGGTGAGGATTCCATGTTTGGATGTGGTAGTGATGATGAGGGGAGGATTGGTGTGTATTACGAGAAGAATACACCTTTTCGTGATGAGAAAAGTGGGATGAAGGAAAATCATTTGATCATGAATTCTTCGGTGGCATTTGGTTCTAATGATTGGGATGATTTTGTTCATGAAAGCGGTGAGAATATCAATGGTTCCATGGTTTGGGGTGAATTTCAGTCTGAAAGCAACATTGTTGCACCAAGTAGGAATGGTTCTTCGAGTGTTTCTGCTGGCAGTTCAGTTGTGTATCCTAATATGATTCTCAACGTAAGGAAGGACAGTGTTAGGGGTAGTCCTGCAGCTTGCAATCAAGTTGAATCTGGTGATAAGTCATCAGAGATTGATGCGAATGCTCAATCTACTGTTACATCAAATCTTATGAAACGTGATGCTCGATCTGAAGATGCAAAACAAGTGCTTGCTTCAAGAAATAATCAAGTGAGTGAGATTGATGAATTGGATGGATATCTTGGAAGTGTTGCTTCTGTTAATGATATATTTCAAACAAAGAAAGACCCACCGGAGAAGGCGCCAGCAAACGAGGAGTTCAAAACTGAATCAGAAATGGGAAGGCGAAATGTAACTACGAGTGAAGACATTTCTATTCATCATGATTTTGCATCAGAAAGGACAAATCTAGAGAATAACAAGTTGGAGTTGGAATCACTTTGTGATTCTGAAGTAAATCAGAATCATCTGGTGGCAGTGAAGCATAAGGAAGAGAAGGAGACCAAATCATCTGAAGGCAGCAGTTCATTTGCATTTCCAGTGGTGGCTGATACTAGAGGGAATACTGCAGCTAAGAGTGAATTTTCTTCTGTGTTTGACCAAATCGAAGATCATTTTGTTCCAGCTAAGgtaatttttcttcttttttagaGTTTACTCTTTGTGTTTATGGATGGTTATTCTCTAAAATGATGAACAATAGCCAACTTTTTAATATGATTTGGTGCAATATCTTGCAGAAAAAGGATTTCGAGCTAAATGAATTCTATGATGAATTTGTTAATGATATGGAAGATATACTACTTGATTCAACTGAGTCTCCTGTATCTAGATTAGCCTATAACACTAGGATAAGTCACCCCCAATTTCATCGGCCTTCGAGAGATGGAGGCTCTAATGCATCTACATCTGGCACAGATCATGCTCATAATTCTATTAATCCATCTCTCAAAATTGATGGCGTTGAGGTAGTAGGTGCTAGGCAAAGAAAGGGAGATGTTTCATTCACCGAACGGCTGGTTGGGGTCCAGAAATACACTGTATATAAAATGAAAGTGTGGAGTGGGGAAGACCAATGGGAGGTAGAACGCCGTTATCGCGACTTTTACACACTCTATCACCGGCTGAAGAAATTATTTTCTGACAATGGATGGACTCTTCCTCCGTGCTGGTCTTCTGCTGAAAGAGAATCGCAAAAGGTCTTTGGTAATGCTTCTCCAGATGTCATTGCAGCGAGGAGTGTTCTTATCCAGGAATGTTTACAGTCCATTATCCTCCATAGATTTCCTACCAATTCTCTCCATGCTGTCACTAATTTTCTCTCCCCAACAGAGATGGTGCCTAGCTCTCCTGTATCTGATACTGGCATATCTCAATCAGCTCTTGCCAATAAAGGAACACAGGCAAATGATTTTTCCAGCTTGGGGAAAACCATCTCACTCTTTGTTCAGATACGCCCTTTGAAATCTGTGAAACGGATGCTAGATGAGCAACACTACAGGTGTGCAGGATGCCACAGAAACTTTGATGATGGAAGAACAAGGTTGAAGGAACTTGTGCAGGCACTAGGCTGGGGCAAACCTCGTCTTTGTGAATATAGTGGCCAGTTATTCTGCTCTTCATGCCATACCAATGATACTGCTGTATTGCCTGCCAGAGTTCTTCATCATTGGGATTTTACTCGATACCCTGTATCTCAGATGGCTAAATCATTTCTAGATTCAATTCATGACCAGGTATGACGATTTATTTTGCCATAATTATGTATTAGTTGAGTGGCTTCAACTGTGCTATGGAGCAATGTCAAAGCTTATCTCCATAATATGTTCTGTTCTGGATTAGTTTCCCATGTTCAACTGATTTGCCTATTTTATCTACTGACATTTAACATTAAATTGCTTATACATTAACTGGACGACTTTAAGACATGAAAGTCATGATAGAAATTTCCAATTTGGGGATGTTTTGATGGCTTTGAGTGTTCTGGGAATTGAGTCTGTAAACGAGTCTACGAATATCTGATGTCCACGAAggaaatatatcaaattattaGGTTTTTGGTTGGGTGCTGTTATGGAACAAGGAACAAGAAAGGGGTTTTTGGAAGAATAATTTAACATAGCCTCTCTATTTGACACtctaattttctttcttttattgcAGCCAATGCTATGCGTCAGTGCTGTGAATCCCTTCTTATTTTCTAAAGTTCCTACATTACAGCATGTGGCAAATGTCCGAAACAGAATAAGAGCGGTGTTGCCATATGTTCGCTGCCAGTACCGTGGATCCATCTATAAAGGTCTTGGATCCCGGAGATATCTTCTTGACAGCAATGATTTCTTCGCTCTGAAAGACCTCATTGATCTGTCCAAAGGAGTTTTCTCAGGTGAAAGTTTAAAGTCAAAAGTATATGCTTCTTGCTTCTTGGCATGCTTTTCATTGCTGTAATGTTTTACTTAGTATGATTACATAATCTCAGAGCTGTCTAGTATCCATATGCATTCTGATACATTATAGACATGTACTGAAAGTGTAAGCCAAGCATGATTAAATATCCGTATCCATTCTGTTTTAGTGCCTTCTGGTTGTCAAACTGTTGTTTGTCTTTCCATTCTGC is part of the Salvia splendens isolate huo1 chromosome 22, SspV2, whole genome shotgun sequence genome and encodes:
- the LOC121787191 gene encoding uncharacterized protein LOC121787191, which produces MIAGDGIEGKQSLAISTEVDRESDGGDDLSQYSSCGGESEFERYCSASSAMGTPSFRGSSFYDSDFGSLKSFKLGGEISEFNKIRELESRRGVIDNGALSLNERIEGFVSGGVDLGGNFDADGDWGNGALAESGMKGIRDRNVRIGGEFDETGKERKFSDGEEGLRVDGGENRNLLDESEASSRCEHSEGEDSMFGCGSDDEGRIGVYYEKNTPFRDEKSGMKENHLIMNSSVAFGSNDWDDFVHESGENINGSMVWGEFQSESNIVAPSRNGSSSVSAGSSVVYPNMILNVRKDSVRGSPAACNQVESGDKSSEIDANAQSTVTSNLMKRDARSEDAKQVLASRNNQVSEIDELDGYLGSVASVNDIFQTKKDPPEKAPANEEFKTESEMGRRNVTTSEDISIHHDFASERTNLENNKLELESLCDSEVNQNHLVAVKHKEEKETKSSEGSSSFAFPVVADTRGNTAAKSEFSSVFDQIEDHFVPAKKKDFELNEFYDEFVNDMEDILLDSTESPVSRLAYNTRISHPQFHRPSRDGGSNASTSGTDHAHNSINPSLKIDGVEVVGARQRKGDVSFTERLVGVQKYTVYKMKVWSGEDQWEVERRYRDFYTLYHRLKKLFSDNGWTLPPCWSSAERESQKVFGNASPDVIAARSVLIQECLQSIILHRFPTNSLHAVTNFLSPTEMVPSSPVSDTGISQSALANKGTQANDFSSLGKTISLFVQIRPLKSVKRMLDEQHYRCAGCHRNFDDGRTRLKELVQALGWGKPRLCEYSGQLFCSSCHTNDTAVLPARVLHHWDFTRYPVSQMAKSFLDSIHDQPMLCVSAVNPFLFSKVPTLQHVANVRNRIRAVLPYVRCQYRGSIYKGLGSRRYLLDSNDFFALKDLIDLSKGVFSALPVMVETVSRKIQEHITDQCLICYDVGVPCGARQDCQDPVALIFPFQEGEVEKCRTCALVFHKNCFKKLASCPCGARFKKEETKRSSSESTRSVDSNLVSLAGTAEPSSGILAGLFSKVMPARSQISRKREAEGVGNVIPMGSLPSTSLES
- the LOC121787807 gene encoding uncharacterized protein LOC121787807 encodes the protein MEDPEQKKLDKAMPWVGFYIAAASAVCTIAMAADAFKGFRRRKLWFPCTYFSLNPTSLTLLGVAMKLTLDLTAVMKNIKIAKLTSLVFLTTSMANFTSSLGSIDGKHVLSNVVALAILVTTVLVDVTIRLIMLNRINFYIPPMILMYLSLVTLVSLAAAAPAMKQSLEAAYREKYRVTSNEDRERLMLRNEGLVIDERKRFMMKYWVMVATSNPEFVMARSVVCTMSALLCLISLITLPIAYDVVWRRNEGPSVYRGSVEWILYTQTVGVVVSTIAPLSRWLVVVSFKRETTSLGRLRDEMKVERYWFQTLDDVRGRFSGLKILGQGKFLHDVKWQGVTFFIGVQKSIILLSKLFVFISSFLMTPLFYCWEWFFSNESGSDKGLNLNLSSYAVLLPGEAELPANVVRNICKEAENMIQNGRTKQPKRCTSFISKSICFKGLGLFDNTQIPPLHSQEPPNCWSLPVVTLASIALAIPHTPEKKRDDLLHSVKEGLDLTKLVEKTLLKNDRDLNNIKEAADMCWVGVLLYKKWFDVDIKKMSLECKNSSEMLLELSGKAKTMVVEFLTSSSAKDPLDWPARVVAANSMYRISQSVMLFAGEDDEGVFERVCVMMADVMAACFTNLGNVMNVMCRGSEIEKREKSVGKAFKLLGKTEEIVEAVQRLEWPAMDHERAVKIEEWQAWFRQTGKVAVGIDEALAIQVDI